The following are encoded in a window of Desulfarculaceae bacterium genomic DNA:
- a CDS encoding radical SAM protein, whose amino-acid sequence MTALPALDTSLDFEQGPIRPPSEAQSLLLRFTRNCPWNKCKFCPVYKRRTFSRRSLEEIKADIDAAAEMRREIIELSSAMGEHGRISTPVVNAVFSNPRLSHAFHNVAAWLYYNTGNVFLQDANNLVMKPAVLAEALNYLRAKLPEAKRITTYARSSTAAQRSVEELTMLREAGLDRIHIGLETGYDPLLKFMNKGVTAAKQIQGGQNVKAAGMELSEYVMPGLGGKEWSREHAIATAEVLNQINPDFIRLRTLRVPPRIELYQDLQSGAFQKISDDEVAAEIRLFIETLDGITSYVASDHIMNLIETVNGQLPQDKPALLAKLDEYLNLPDRERLLYRLCRRMGRCREPRDVDRMGLRVDLEKNIARMERAGQNPDDVINELADSMI is encoded by the coding sequence GTGACCGCGCTACCCGCCCTGGACACGTCCTTGGATTTTGAGCAAGGCCCCATCCGCCCGCCGTCGGAGGCGCAGAGCCTGCTGCTACGCTTCACGCGCAACTGCCCCTGGAACAAGTGCAAGTTCTGCCCGGTGTACAAGCGCCGCACCTTCTCCCGCCGCTCCCTGGAGGAGATCAAGGCCGACATCGACGCGGCGGCCGAGATGCGCCGCGAGATCATCGAGCTGTCCTCGGCCATGGGCGAGCACGGCCGGATCAGCACGCCGGTGGTCAACGCGGTGTTTTCCAACCCGCGCCTGAGCCACGCCTTCCACAACGTGGCCGCCTGGCTCTACTACAACACGGGCAACGTGTTCTTGCAGGACGCCAACAACCTGGTGATGAAGCCGGCGGTGCTGGCCGAGGCGCTCAACTATCTGCGTGCCAAGCTGCCCGAGGCCAAGCGCATAACCACCTACGCCCGCTCCTCCACCGCCGCCCAGCGCAGCGTGGAAGAGCTGACCATGCTGCGCGAGGCTGGCCTGGACCGCATCCACATCGGCCTGGAGACCGGTTACGACCCGCTGCTCAAGTTCATGAACAAGGGCGTGACCGCGGCCAAGCAGATCCAGGGCGGCCAGAACGTCAAGGCCGCGGGCATGGAACTTAGCGAGTACGTGATGCCCGGCCTGGGCGGCAAGGAGTGGAGCCGCGAGCACGCCATCGCCACGGCCGAGGTGCTCAACCAGATCAACCCGGACTTCATTCGTTTGCGCACCCTGCGCGTGCCGCCGCGCATCGAGCTGTACCAGGACCTGCAATCCGGCGCATTCCAGAAGATCAGCGACGACGAGGTGGCCGCCGAGATACGCCTGTTCATCGAGACCCTGGACGGCATCACCAGCTATGTGGCCTCCGACCACATCATGAACCTCATCGAGACGGTGAACGGCCAGCTCCCCCAGGACAAGCCCGCCCTGCTGGCCAAGCTGGACGAGTACCTGAACCTGCCCGACCGCGAGCGCCTTCTTTACCGTTTGTGCCGCCGCATGGGCCGCTGCCGCGAGCCCCGCGACGTGGACCGCATGGGCCTGCGCGTGGACCTGGAAAAGAACATCGCGCGCATGGAGAGGGCGGGGCAAAACCCGGACGACGTGATCAACGAGCTGGCCGACTCCATGATCTAG
- a CDS encoding toll/interleukin-1 receptor domain-containing protein, with product MANPEHVKILKQGVKVWNRWRKNNPDIKPDLFEADFANADLTDANLDGAALIRANLANANLNRTSLVRASLTEANLVDVSLTNGNLTEANLRMAHLIDANFSGGNFHKADLSDANLMDAKLIEAELVKTNLNKAVLYDANFSRANVKGANLSDAEVGWTVFANLDLSKAIGLEYVKHEGPSTIGIDTIYQSKGDIPESFLRGCGVPEDLIKLIPSLLSQPFDFYSCFISYSSKDDSFSRRLYADLRESKVRVWFAPEDMKIGDKIRERIDQTIRIHDKLLLVLSEQSIESQWVEKEVETAFEQERRNPGKTVLFPIRLDDAVMETNKAWAADIRRTRHIGDFTDWKDHDSYKKAFDRLLRDLKASEK from the coding sequence GTGGCTAATCCGGAGCACGTGAAGATTTTGAAGCAGGGAGTAAAGGTTTGGAATAGGTGGAGGAAAAATAATCCGGACATAAAGCCTGATCTCTTCGAGGCAGATTTTGCCAACGCCGATCTTACCGACGCTAATCTCGATGGAGCAGCCCTCATCCGGGCGAACCTCGCAAATGCTAACCTCAACAGAACAAGTCTCGTCCGTGCAAGCCTCACCGAAGCGAATCTTGTCGATGTAAGCCTCACAAATGGAAACCTCACCGAAGCGAATCTCAGGATGGCGCATCTCATTGATGCTAATTTTTCTGGTGGGAATTTCCACAAAGCAGACCTCAGCGATGCAAACCTCATGGATGCAAAACTTATTGAAGCGGAACTTGTCAAAACGAATCTCAACAAGGCAGTGCTTTATGATGCAAATTTTTCTAGAGCTAACGTCAAGGGGGCGAACCTGAGTGATGCCGAAGTTGGATGGACAGTATTTGCAAATTTAGATTTAAGTAAGGCAATTGGCTTGGAATATGTTAAACACGAAGGCCCGTCAACAATCGGCATCGACACCATCTATCAATCCAAAGGCGATATTCCCGAATCATTCCTTCGCGGCTGCGGCGTTCCGGAAGACCTCATCAAGCTCATCCCTTCTCTACTTTCACAACCTTTTGACTTCTACTCTTGCTTCATCAGTTACTCGTCCAAAGATGACAGTTTCTCGCGCCGCTTATACGCCGACTTACGCGAATCAAAAGTCCGCGTCTGGTTCGCGCCCGAGGACATGAAAATTGGCGACAAAATCAGAGAGCGGATAGACCAGACCATACGCATCCACGACAAGCTCTTGCTCGTCCTTTCAGAACAATCCATTGAAAGTCAGTGGGTGGAGAAAGAGGTGGAGACTGCCTTTGAGCAGGAACGGCGCAACCCAGGAAAGACCGTTCTGTTCCCCATCCGCCTCGACGATGCGGTGATGGAAACCAACAAAGCCTGGGCCGCCGACATCCGCCGCACCCGCCACATCGGCGACTTCACGGACTGGAAAGACCACGACTCATACAAAAAGGCCTTCGACCGCCTGCTGCGCGACCTCAAGGCCTCCGAGAAATAG
- a CDS encoding (Fe-S)-binding protein, translating to MPATPFLEVSEAIALMGGETLYQCMQCGLCSGLCPWPAVESPFRTRQLIKMGQLGLEGFESDDILYACTTCKLCVENCPREVAIIDVVRAMRAMIAETGAAPAMLRTIMGSIHSQGNPWSEPRDKREKWTEGLDVPKFDGSQEYFLSVCCTSAYDPRSQAIAKALVKILNAAGVSYGIIGNEESCCGEALRKMGDEEQFMGLAEKNINLFNDKGVKKIITTSPHCFTTFTQEYPEFGGEFEVVHYTQLLKELLDEGKLSLGGYEKKVIYHDPCYLGRHSKVFDAPRELIDACGAERMEFGKNKGMAMCCGGGGGRLWMETEPEQRFSTHKIREAVDKGAEVLATCCPYCINMFVDSAKGENVDETLEVKDLAEIIAEQL from the coding sequence ATGCCCGCCACGCCCTTTTTGGAGGTTAGCGAGGCCATCGCCCTGATGGGCGGCGAGACCCTCTACCAGTGCATGCAATGCGGCTTGTGTTCGGGCCTGTGTCCCTGGCCCGCGGTGGAAAGCCCCTTCCGCACCCGCCAGCTCATCAAAATGGGCCAGCTGGGCCTGGAGGGCTTCGAGTCCGACGACATCCTCTACGCCTGTACCACCTGCAAGCTGTGCGTGGAGAACTGTCCCCGCGAGGTGGCCATCATCGACGTGGTGCGGGCCATGCGGGCCATGATCGCCGAGACCGGCGCGGCCCCGGCCATGCTGCGCACCATCATGGGCTCCATCCACTCCCAGGGCAACCCCTGGTCCGAGCCGCGCGACAAGCGCGAGAAGTGGACCGAGGGCCTGGACGTGCCCAAGTTCGACGGCAGCCAGGAGTACTTCCTTTCGGTGTGCTGCACCTCGGCCTACGACCCCCGCTCCCAGGCCATCGCCAAGGCGTTGGTCAAGATTCTCAACGCGGCGGGCGTGAGCTACGGCATCATCGGCAACGAGGAGTCCTGCTGCGGCGAGGCTCTGCGCAAGATGGGCGACGAAGAGCAGTTCATGGGCCTGGCCGAGAAGAACATCAACCTGTTCAACGACAAGGGCGTGAAGAAGATCATCACCACCAGCCCGCACTGCTTCACCACCTTCACCCAGGAATACCCCGAGTTCGGCGGCGAGTTCGAGGTGGTGCACTACACCCAACTGCTCAAAGAGCTCCTGGACGAGGGCAAGCTGAGCCTGGGCGGCTACGAGAAGAAGGTCATCTACCACGACCCCTGCTACCTGGGACGTCACAGCAAGGTCTTCGACGCGCCCCGCGAGCTCATCGATGCCTGCGGCGCCGAGCGCATGGAGTTCGGCAAGAACAAGGGCATGGCCATGTGCTGCGGCGGCGGCGGCGGCCGCCTGTGGATGGAGACCGAGCCCGAGCAGCGCTTCAGCACCCACAAGATCCGCGAGGCGGTGGACAAGGGCGCCGAGGTGCTGGCCACCTGCTGCCCCTACTGCATCAACATGTTCGTGGACAGCGCCAAGGGCGAGAACGTTGACGAGACCTTGGAGGTCAAAGACCTGGCCGAGATCATCGCCGAGCAGCTCTAG
- a CDS encoding GAF domain-containing protein: protein MDHAQRFDVLAHVVEITNASVDVNERLDSILGTINSHLGSRLAMLFLQETAKSSLTQANAWPRQPKTETPLEVAFGQGALGRVARDRDHQLIVMEPPNGDPALDALCAAGELAALFPVMDDNRLYGVLLLIFAPGQTIDSDEVRLVQMVAREMAGTIRNHRLYFEAKRRITELNVISDLGRAAVSTIELDELLNTAASMVSKLLGAKGGLVCINAPTNEPPRLQAAFGVVPPACLDQERECLNACKLYGGEPEEGAPPDSAKGMCVPLSFKGNYSGHLCVFEKMVLDKDAVPRFNAEDRNLLVTMASMISSALENALIFQRMEVLVQRNEEMVGALATLYEISTVLMTTMDFEATVLIIMDAVIHPAGMDHDRVVLFLVDEDAKVLRPIASLTKDVENGLHKELTQSLQDIRDSRPRRELLADESLAALEVPLDPPDSVVAMCVALGTTMVVEDPRNEPRMNQEMAEALGLERAFVAVPMFAKGKVVGELLVNNVISGRPFNERDLKLLGMLANQGGLALETARLYHHLEQVNKELAQMRNRLLESDKLAALGEIAAGVAHEIRNPLVSIGGFARRLRKKVGDDSPFIQYLDVIIDEVTRLEKTLNEMLDFSSDARGHFEEHDLNEIIDQSLELISRELAEKNIAVNQELGTGLPPVFCDDRQIKHVFLNLFLNAIQAMGQDNGNLTVRTFSVVREGKQFVAGEVTDTGGGIPMDIVHNIFNPFFTTKDEGSGLGLSIVHKIVTRHFGQVEVHNRGESGASFLVTLPAAEEGRAYLK from the coding sequence ATGGATCATGCCCAACGCTTCGATGTCCTGGCCCACGTGGTGGAGATCACCAACGCCTCGGTGGACGTGAATGAGCGCCTGGACAGCATCCTGGGTACCATCAACAGTCACCTGGGCTCCCGCCTGGCCATGCTCTTTTTACAGGAGACCGCCAAGAGCAGCCTGACCCAGGCCAACGCCTGGCCCCGCCAGCCCAAGACGGAGACGCCCCTGGAGGTGGCCTTTGGCCAGGGCGCGCTGGGCCGCGTGGCCCGCGACCGCGACCACCAACTGATCGTCATGGAGCCGCCCAACGGCGATCCGGCCCTGGACGCGCTGTGTGCGGCGGGCGAGCTGGCCGCCCTGTTCCCGGTCATGGACGACAACCGCCTCTACGGGGTGCTGCTGTTGATCTTCGCGCCGGGCCAGACTATTGACAGCGACGAGGTGCGCCTGGTGCAGATGGTGGCCCGGGAGATGGCCGGCACCATCCGCAACCATCGTCTTTACTTCGAGGCCAAGCGCCGCATCACCGAGCTCAACGTGATCAGCGACCTGGGCCGGGCGGCGGTGAGCACCATCGAGCTGGACGAGCTCTTAAACACCGCCGCCTCCATGGTCTCCAAGCTCCTGGGCGCCAAGGGCGGGCTGGTGTGCATCAATGCCCCCACCAACGAGCCGCCCCGCTTGCAGGCCGCCTTCGGGGTGGTGCCCCCCGCGTGTCTGGATCAGGAGCGCGAGTGCCTCAACGCCTGCAAGCTCTACGGCGGGGAGCCCGAGGAAGGCGCGCCGCCGGATTCGGCCAAGGGCATGTGCGTGCCGCTGAGCTTCAAGGGCAACTACTCGGGCCACCTCTGCGTGTTCGAGAAGATGGTGCTGGACAAGGACGCGGTGCCCCGCTTCAACGCCGAGGACCGCAACCTGCTGGTCACCATGGCCTCCATGATCTCCTCGGCCCTGGAGAACGCCCTCATCTTCCAGCGCATGGAGGTGCTGGTCCAGCGCAACGAGGAGATGGTGGGCGCCCTGGCCACCCTCTACGAGATCTCCACCGTGCTCATGACCACCATGGATTTCGAGGCCACGGTGCTCATCATCATGGACGCGGTGATCCACCCCGCGGGCATGGACCACGACCGGGTGGTGCTTTTCCTGGTGGACGAAGACGCCAAGGTGCTCCGGCCCATCGCCAGCCTGACCAAGGACGTGGAGAACGGCCTGCACAAGGAGCTGACCCAGAGCCTGCAAGACATCCGCGACAGCCGCCCCCGCCGCGAGCTGTTGGCAGACGAGAGCCTGGCCGCGCTGGAAGTTCCCCTGGACCCGCCGGACAGCGTGGTGGCCATGTGCGTGGCCCTGGGCACCACCATGGTGGTGGAAGACCCCCGCAACGAGCCGCGCATGAACCAGGAGATGGCCGAGGCCCTGGGCCTGGAGCGCGCCTTCGTGGCCGTGCCCATGTTCGCCAAGGGCAAGGTGGTGGGCGAGCTGTTGGTCAACAACGTGATCAGCGGGCGGCCCTTCAACGAGCGTGACCTGAAGCTGTTGGGCATGTTGGCCAACCAGGGCGGCCTGGCCCTGGAGACCGCGCGGCTCTACCATCACCTGGAGCAGGTGAACAAAGAGCTGGCTCAGATGCGCAACCGCCTCCTGGAGTCGGACAAGCTGGCCGCCCTGGGCGAGATCGCGGCGGGCGTGGCCCACGAGATAAGAAACCCCCTGGTTTCCATCGGCGGCTTCGCGCGGCGCCTGCGCAAAAAGGTGGGCGACGACTCGCCGTTCATCCAGTATTTGGACGTGATCATCGACGAGGTGACCCGCCTGGAGAAGACACTCAACGAGATGCTGGATTTCTCCTCCGACGCGCGGGGCCACTTCGAGGAGCACGACCTCAACGAGATCATCGACCAGTCCCTGGAGCTGATCAGCCGGGAGCTGGCCGAGAAGAACATCGCGGTGAACCAGGAGCTGGGCACCGGCCTGCCCCCGGTGTTTTGCGACGACCGTCAGATCAAGCACGTTTTCCTGAACCTGTTCCTCAACGCCATTCAGGCAATGGGCCAGGACAACGGCAACCTCACGGTGCGCACCTTCAGCGTGGTGCGCGAGGGCAAGCAGTTCGTGGCCGGCGAGGTCACCGACACCGGCGGCGGCATCCCCATGGATATCGTGCACAACATCTTCAACCCCTTCTTCACCACCAAGGACGAGGGCTCGGGACTGGGCCTGTCCATCGTGCACAAGATCGTGACCCGCCACTTCGGGCAGGTGGAGGTGCACAACCGGGGTGAGAGCGGGGCGTCGTTCTTGGTAACCCTGCCCGCGGCCGAGGAGGGCCGAGCCTACCTCAAGTAG